The following nucleotide sequence is from Synchiropus splendidus isolate RoL2022-P1 chromosome 1, RoL_Sspl_1.0, whole genome shotgun sequence.
TGATGCAAACATTGAGGCAGAACAGAGGAGTCATTTCCTTCGTGTTTAGCATCGTTGCTCTGGCATTCAGGGTCTTCACAGTAATCGGGTGGAACATCTCTGCAGTTGTTTTCACTGCCTCCCTGCTGACTGCTGACCTCGCGCCGGGGGGACGGCAGGCCAGCCCTCAGCCTGTGTGGCGTCAGCCTCGGAGACCACCAGTCCCCCTTCACAGCAGTGGACGTCCAAGTCACTGTCTTCCACGGTGAACAGTGCTCCTCTTGCCACGGGTCTTCAGGTGAGGGAGGGACCTTCTGGAAGCTTCGTGCTTTGTCAAATGTGTCTAATGATGTCAGAGCAGGAGCTGCGAGGGCAAACTGTTCTGCATTCTTGACAGCACCGGCTGCCCATTAAAGCCTTCATTAAACACAGCTTAGCTCAGTGAGCGACCAGGAAATTTGATGGAATTAGTCTCCAGCTGTGTTTCCactgctgcagacacacacctgacgGACCAGCACCACACACTCATAAACAGTCGGCGCCCAGCAGGCGGTCCAGCTGGACTGCGACCAGGAGACCAGAAATAGACCGCAGGGTTATGTGACTAATAGCTGGGCAGGTAGGAAGCCGTGGTCGGGAAACAAGAGAAACATCCTATTCAGCACATTTCAATCAATAGACGCAGCCGCGAACAAGAGACGCGTAGACATTCGTGTATGCTGCACCACCCTAACAAACTACTAGGACGCCATCAAACTCTTCAGGCAACCGTCAGCAACGGTTATTGTGATGGCTcaccttcacttcctgttttggactttgaaataaatatgtagCTGGAGAAATGAGTATATGACAATtttagatttctttttttcttttttttttttttttttacatcttaaAGCGTAAAGGTGCTATATGCCAGCGGCTAACTGTGCGAACTTGGCTAAACAGCACAAGGCTATTGTCAAAGCTTTGCTATTTCACGCCACCGTTCTAGTTTTATTTCTAAGAAGAAACAATTTCTCTTTTATAAAGTTCATAGGAGCCTGTTTGCTACGTGCTAGCGATGACGCCATGATGGCTACCTGTGGCTAGCATAGCATACCATTTTAACTTTCTGAAGTTGGTTGCCAAAGAgtgaaaatgttgttgttgtatttaaaacaaaatgttttaggCATTTGAGGTACCTACATCCATTCTCTTGTTTCACGGTAATACAGCAATGTTCAGTAATTGCCGCTCTACTGCAAGGTCAGGCACAATTGAAGTGTGATTTTCATTCTAGCTAATACAGCCAATACTTGAAGTTGTTTgactgttaaaaaaatgtaatcgcGCTTTCTATAATGTGCATCTTCTCCACCGCAATATTTGAAGGCTAAAAATACTGAGTTGCTTTCCTAACTGGAATGGAATTACAGACCCATTTAAATCAGGTGAATGACCAAAACTCTATGTGCACATATGTAGCAGTCGGTTGCTATTGTGGAttcttgaaacaaaaacatatttacgGCTGACGTCTTTGTTTCTGTCACAGATATTTCTGGGATGAGACTCTCAGTCCCTCAGACGTACTCCGAGCGCTTCCTGAAGGAAACCGCCGCATTCACTCCGTGGTACCTCTGTGGCCGCGCGGGCTGGGGCTCCACCTGTGAACCCAGACAGGAGGTGACCAGTAGCGCTCCTGCAACTATGAGAAGAAACCCGGCCGCCCAGCCGCAGAACAGGGCGTCTCCAAACTCCCACCTCGGCACCACGTCGGGCACTTTATCGTCAAAGAAATGCATGACGGCCAAATGCGCCATATAAGAGACGGGGATCAGACACAGGACTCCAGAAATCATCCCCAGCACTCCGCCGATGATGGTGAAAGTCTTCTTGGTGTGATGGCCTCCGTGGTCTTTACAGCTCTTCACCAGGTGGAGACCAGGTACGGCCACCAGGATTCCCAGCATGCCCACCGCGAGAGACGCACACATGAGGCATCGGGCCAGCTTCAGGTCACTTGAAAGGCCCAACAGGCTGTCGTAGCCTCGGCACTCCATGCCGCCCACGTCCTGAACCACGCATGTTTCCCAAAGGCCCAGTTCATAGCTCTCCACAGGCAGCAGCATGGTGGACATGGTCAGCCACTGAGGTAAGATGGTGGTGGCCAGCGCACACAGCCACGCTCCAACAAACACCAGCATCCCAAGCAGTTCCAAAGAGCTGGGGCATGAGTCCATCTTCTCGGCTCGCTGGGCCGCCACGCTTCGCCAGAGAAGCAAGACAGCGGTTGCAGTGCAGGGGCCTGTGATCTCCAGGGGCAGCTCAGAACATCGGATGGTCAGACAAGAAGCTCTGTCCAAAACAGTGAACAGCCAGGGGAGCAAACATCTTCTGCAGCAGAAGGGAGAGGGGCACATATGACCCTCCCCCTTCTGGTCCTCCTGCTACCACTGCTGTGCCAATGGGCAGAGGCAGAGATGGTCAGTGCTCCcttgcagttttcttttttttttcaattttttcaattttcaatagTGACTTCAGCTCTAACATGAAGCCTGACAACACACAGTCTTAAAAAGCTTTTATTTCGTTCTGAAATAacgctgacattttttttttcatgtcatttgaacCTCCAAGTGAAGAGGttctcactgttttgtttttttttttcaataaaggcACAACACTgttgaatgtgttttaaatgaccAGGCTGATGTTGATATTAAAGTCCAATGCTCTAGGATTGGACATATTCAACTGCCGttgttgtcatgtgactggaagTCAAAAAGCAACAGTGCCGCTTATTGTGTTGTTGAAAGAAACGCTACATAGTTTGTGGGAAATGGTCGTGGGTGGAGATCCTATCAGaggctgaacacacacacacacacacacacacacaatgtgacAAACATGCAcatgataaaaaatatttgattaAATTCCAAAGCCTGCCTCGCACCTCCGTCCACGGAAAACAAACGTCAGCATTTTCGACCTGAACTCACGCACTCAGATTAAGAAGAGTTGTATATGTGCCATACATAAACATCAacattcattgaaaaataaatctccATCACAGTGATTTTTACCTCAGAATCTGTTATTATTTCTTGACTTCATAACAACTCATAAAGCTGCGAGGACGTTCCGGCGACACTGCAGTGCTCAACAGTTCCCAGCAGGTGTCGACAAATTCCCTACAGGGAGTTTGTCGAcatcctacacacacacacacacacacatatatatatatatatatatatatatatatatatatatatatatatatatatatatatatatatatatatatatatatatatatatatatataatttttcaaCAGATTCGACGCAGAGGCACCAGTCCACCCCACACCATCAACAACAAAGATCCCTACTGCGGTCTGTGCCCCATCAGTGCCCTCGGATCTCCTGACGCCTCCCCTCCACCCTCCTCTCCTACTGTCCTGTGAAAGTATTGTACCCCCAGCTCACACCCTCACCCATCCACACATCACCCACCACACACCTCAACCTACGGACTccatctccccctcctccccaacAGGGCCACCACTTTGTTTGACAGTGAATCAAGTCAGGAATCAGCTGAGAGTCCTCCACCCGGGCAAGGCAGCGGGCCGGATGGTGTCCGGCCAGGGGTGCTCAAAGCCTGCGCCAACCACCTATGTGGAGTTTTACATCGACTCTTCACCCTGAGTCTCAGCCTCCAGAGAGTCCCAGTAATGTGGAAGACATCATGCTTGGTCCCAGTTCCGAAGACACCCCATCCCAGGGGAAATAAGGACTTTACCACCGGTTATGGAGAGATAACCGGGTCTACACTTAGAcccggttatggagagaaggatgctcctgaaactaaggagcatcctggacaacatcacccaccccctccatgagctcctggtcctatacaaaagcacatggaccaatagactgagactacccaactcaaagaccgagcaccacagcaggtcctttcttcctgtggcaataaaaacatacaattcgtccctgaaaaaaaaaaaaatacaatgaaggcttttttggcacatttgcacattgttttctaagctcttttgtatcacTTGTTTTTGccctttataatattatttctttttaatttattatgatATGTTGTGTTCCTGCTAAAATGTTTTgcaattaataaatacataaagctGAACTTCTGACTCGTATCAGGAGCATTTACAATAACATTGGACACCAGTGGAGGCCTGGAATTTCGGTTCAAGGTTCAAACTGGTCCGAAATTTAGTCCACAATTTAGggttcatcttttctttttctggtcGTATGAACCTAACCCTCTTTCTCTCcggttcttttatttttatctaaTCGGACAGAAGAGGTCTCTGGAGGAGTCCGGAGGAGCGGAGCGGCTTCCTAAGAAAGAATTCGGAAGGTTTAGTTATTTGGGAGCGTGGCTGCAATCCTCTGAAGATaacaccagagggcactgtcgGACCAAGCAACCAGTTGGTATGAAAACCGCTGAATTATTGGTTTACGACTGTATGAATGCGGTTTAGAGAATGGCGATATTAATCATTAATGAATCATTCATAAGATGAGTTCGTCTAACACTGACGTCTAGTCTACTTTCAGCGAATCAAAATGCAGGAAACAGCAGGTTGAAAGCTGCCAACGTTGTTAAAGTTCCAGCGCTATTTCGCGTCACTGGTCCCTGTTCGCCGTGTTTTCGCAGCGAGCCGTGCTGAACCTCAACAAGTGTGGAGTTCGACGTCCCCCATTGGATGCACGAGCTCGTACGTCTGTGCGTTTATGCAAATCGCGCGCAGCCGAATATGGACACGGAGGACTCCAGTATGGTGGAGGAAGGAGGCGAACATGGAGGACCGTGAGAGCGCTGCTGCCGCCACTCTCGCCAGTGGGGACTGACTCGGGCTCGTGGATGTGCCTCCAGCGCGGACATTTTCTCTACCGGAAACTTTACCGTGTGTGTGCGAGTTCCTAGCGTCGAGAGCAAGTTGGCGCTAATGCTGTGAGGAGCGGGTTTTCCGGGGGACGAGACGGAGGGCAGTGGGCTCGAGCCCTCTCACCATCCCGTCGCTATGCCGTGGATGAGCTGCGGAAAGCGGAGGGAGAGCTCGGAGCTGCCGCTGCCCGCCGGATGGGAGGAAGCCCGCGACTACGATGGACGAGTCTTCTTCATCGACCACAACACCCGGCAAACTTCATGGATCGACCCCAGAGATAGGTATGGAGGCCCCGGCTGAATAACACCGGTCACTGAGTTTCAGACGAACCAAGCGGTGCTCGCGACGGTGGTCCAGAGTAGTGACACACCGGCTAAGTTTATCTGCTCCGTGTTCATGTAGCCCAGGTCGATGAATCAGCTGAGATTCGCCCCCCCGCCGGAGGAAGAGGCTCCCATGCAAACATGGGATGTAACACCACCATGTTGCTACTCACATTCATCTCAAGCGACTCATCATGAACTTCATGCGACGCGAtttgtttaacttttttttgtatttaagtGAAGCCTGTCTGAGGAAGTCAACACaacctcctcatcttctcaccAGCTTCAGACATGTTTTACCTGCCCAACGTCAGAAGTCTCTGCATGTCAGAATAACATGGCAAGAACTCTCAACTCCATCTCCCAGAAATCTCTGAGAAAATATGCGAGGAATGCTCGCTCAGCCACTGGgaaagctgttgttttttttttcttcaccaagTTAGCAGCAGGCTGGTGGCTCAGACTCTAGAAGCAGGATCTGTGAGAATGATTTCATCACTCGACATCATTTACAGAGCCAAGTTCCCATGTTGGTATGCAGTCGCAGTATGCCATCCAGATAAGAAGAAGCCGATTTCCTTCAAACCCCCTTGTATGCTCTGATTATCTATTGTTACGAGAGGCTGCTGGTGGTTTTGTTCGGTCTTCTCATCAACATTTCCCTGTTTTGTTGTCTCTCTGGAGTTTGTTTGTGAGCGTGTGCATTCATTGTTGGACTGCTCAGTGATTTACACTGTGATCTGGGCCAGAGGAATGTCTTCTGTCACCACCTGATACCGACTTCCTAATAAATCACAGTGTGCGGCGCGTATAGCTGACTCTGCTAGCAGATACCAagaggcctgtgtgtgtgtcgcttcCCTGGAGAATGCTCCGGTCTGTACTGCAGGTAAATTCCTTGTTGGCAGGTGGGATGTGACTGACAGGAGCAGAGAGACGTGTGTGGCGCTGTGAAAACAGCCTCACTCATCCCTGCTGCTTTCTTTCTCTGACTAGAGAGTCTGCTGAAACATGATGAAACTGAAGGATATTAGTTAAACAAAAAGCTGCTGCTTCATAATTGTCTGCTCTTTGCTTGCAAGTATGTTCATCTTATGGCTCTAGTTGCTTAGGCCGTCTGTGCCAATCTCTATCATCCACAGGGCCAAAAATGCAAACTTGGGCTgaaaaaatgtgtcattgttGGAGTtcagttgatttaaaaatacattaaatattgTCAAAATTGTCAACTCAAGAATGAATTAGTGATGGCAGTGCCACAAGGTAAAAGACAGTACAGAATGACACAGACTGGCAGAGTGCAAAGATCTTCCCTATTTCATTACACTTGCTAGACCAGACCTGAGCATGgtatggcccgggggccacctGTAGACTGTATTTCTGCGGCCCTCAAGTTGATGTTCTAGCTAAGTAGCAATCGTATTGTTTTGCTATTCATTTCTAGTTCAAGTGTAACTTGTGAGTATTTCTAGTCCCTCAAAATCATGTTTACACGTGTAGTCCAACGTTCTCTTTTATATATATTGGAAGAAGATGTAcataaaatggacaaaaatcCAATTACAATTTTAGAACATCAGTCATAATGGCTCTCGTGGAGGTATGTACTTGcacacaccattttttttaaatctccacCATGAAGGTTATGTTTTCAACACCAGTGATTTGTTTGCATGTCTTTAAAATAACTTATGATTAGTTATGGACTGATTTGGATGAAGATTTTCAGGAATAGATATGggaaggaacaaatgattcaagtGCCCCAGATCACGTCTGGATCTGGGAATTTTTTTAAAGGAGATTCTTTATGGCGGAGGTTTTGCACTCTTCTCGTCCCATTACATTACTATCCACCTCTGTTCTAGATTAATGGTGTATTTATTgtagttgtcttttttttaattattatttttccctTCCCAAACAAGTTTTTAAAGCTCTAGTAGGCCATCTAAAATGActtgggccagatttggcccacaggccttgaTTTCGAGTCATGTGTAGATTCAAGAAACGCACCAGCTCATGCGATAAATCAGGTCTCTCAGTTTCACTTGCGACTGCAGATGAGACTACAAAGGCAATCTTGAGGAAATGTCTTTCAAAGGATTTCAGTTTCCTTCCAATGTCCATTTCTGAAATACATCAGTGTCAGTTTGACGCAGatgtactttaaaaaaatgggTAAAACCATCTTGCATTCTTAGGACCGAGCGACTGAGCAATATCCAGAATAGTCTTAGGGGAAGTTCTCAACCTCTCCAGTTGGTAATAATTGGATTTGGGGCGTTCAGGAATGAAAGCATGTCATGTGTGAAAACATTCTTTATTCAGGGGGAATCAGATGCTAGTATTTTTGGAATAATATACTCAGTGTTTAAAGCAGAGCAGTGGCCTCTGGAGAGTCCTTGAGCGGTGAAGTTTTAGATACAAGGACGCATTGTGACTTTTGGTGCGAGCATCTTCTTTTGTGGTGTCCTTTCTTGCCTGCCTGTTTGTTTGTCCAATGATTGCGGTTATTTGTTGCTCTGAAAGTCGAGCAGTTACAAGGGAAAAAGTGATCGTTCTCATGACCTAATTTTCTTCTTCAAAGAGGAAAACCAAGTGATTTGAGCCCAGATTTGTCGCCTGGCCAGTGATTTAGTCTCAAACCCGGTGGATACCGCGAGCGGCTCAGCCCTGCCAGCGTCTGCAGATAAGCTGAAAACTTCTGTGTGGCTTTTTTGTTACTGTGGAATGAGCGTTATGTTAGGCATGCCTACACTAATGCCCAGGGGCTCTGCTCGCTGGAGGCCCCAGACAAAGCTGCAGAACAGAGGCAGTTCCCACGTGTCTGCCTTCTCCTCTCCATCCTGGGCCCTGTAGGCCTTCTTTATTAGCTCTGTTATGCAACAGCCATGGCCGGCCTGCCGCTCAGCAAAGGGAGGCCTTTATGCTTGGTCACAAAGCACACCAAATTCAATTATTCTGGAAAGGGTGAGCTGTGTTTGCAGCGCCGAAAGGTTATTCACATGCGCTGAACCCCGCTGTTATTTTGCTTCCCCCAGTGTTTTCATTATGATGGCTCTTTTTTGTCTATTGCAGGGGGGAGGTTACATACACGCCATCGCTTGATCTGGTGTcattttgctcttgttttctgAGCTTCCTGTCACCCGCAGATGATGTGTGGCCTGAAAGTTCAACCCTCCTTGCAGATGTTCTCTAAAACTGTGGTCGTACACCTACTTGAtcctttgaaatgtcattgtAAAATGACACAAttagacaaaaatgtttttttcctgctttaaaTTGATGACTTGCCGCAATATTgatcagtatttttttaaacctttttaaTTGTTTCCCTTTTGAGTTAATACAGAACAACACAGCttcttgtcaaaataaaattaaaaatgttgttctTTGAAGGTTTTATTCTAGATTAAAGTTCAAAAAATGTTTGGTATTTGTAAGTCAGTTCCTTGGAAATGGATGAGCATCGGTCTGTCACACGTCAGCATTCCAGTCATGTTTCATCTTGGTGACACTGTAGGTGTTTCACATGGAAAACTATAACATGGCCCCTTTAATAACTAATGGAATACAC
It contains:
- the LOC128771188 gene encoding putative claudin-24; this translates as MCPSPFCCRRCLLPWLFTVLDRASCLTIRCSELPLEITGPCTATAVLLLWRSVAAQRAEKMDSCPSSLELLGMLVFVGAWLCALATTILPQWLTMSTMLLPVESYELGLWETCVVQDVGGMECRGYDSLLGLSSDLKLARCLMCASLAVGMLGILVAVPGLHLVKSCKDHGGHHTKKTFTIIGGVLGMISGVLCLIPVSYMAHLAVMHFFDDKVPDVVPRWEFGDALFCGWAAGFLLIVAGALLVTSCLGSQVEPQPARPQRYHGVNAAVSFRKRSEYV